The Vibrio kanaloae genome has a window encoding:
- a CDS encoding GGDEF domain-containing protein, with amino-acid sequence MKINRRFSLHFVFGFPVVIALMLLSLIVKNHFDAVEKEIDSEFHRIEEAFKRTAKIVIALDYSFSNYHKSGNPFSLDHNKQVVGGLCRIWPIDVLLLADGKTSDIPSIDINYMLVGEESLCSENSDSDSYINASKKITLAPILSFLSQLDEYHNGIYFIDTLGYVISSPEDIAKGLSKELLSTIKSRPYWQKTANNPDHLTLSGPAYRFDSLDRIISMTIPVFHKGAHQGMLSVDIDADKLLANSSEHLVGRIVIVDITLVNPTDNATFYHEIALEGVASHQAIYYEFDLAKEIEHFFVYEKDSLIVAIIVYMFSVTIFFYVNSNMERIYFKDLAAKDPMTGLLNRRGLEVFWSSVEHDQLFALIVFDIDDFKSINDTYGHDKGDDVIRYMSRQISSSIRNSDVAARFGGEEFVVYLEGDDRAAMIKTLQRVKNAISANSTDIIPDGFTISGGVCIVEAEHNNLNFDEIFKYADEKLYVAKTTGKDRIVF; translated from the coding sequence ATGAAAATAAACAGGCGCTTTAGCCTTCACTTTGTCTTCGGATTTCCCGTCGTGATCGCCTTAATGCTGCTTAGTTTAATAGTTAAGAACCATTTTGACGCTGTAGAAAAGGAAATCGACAGCGAATTTCACCGTATCGAAGAGGCGTTTAAACGGACGGCTAAAATCGTCATCGCCTTAGATTATAGCTTTTCTAATTACCATAAATCCGGTAATCCTTTTTCCCTCGACCATAACAAACAAGTGGTTGGTGGCCTTTGTCGTATTTGGCCTATTGACGTGTTACTGCTTGCCGATGGCAAAACTTCAGACATTCCCTCTATTGATATCAACTACATGTTGGTTGGTGAGGAGTCCTTATGTTCTGAAAACAGTGATAGTGACAGTTACATAAATGCCTCAAAGAAGATTACTCTGGCGCCTATTCTTTCATTCTTGTCCCAGCTTGATGAGTATCACAACGGCATTTACTTTATTGATACACTTGGTTACGTTATTTCATCACCTGAAGATATTGCTAAGGGATTAAGCAAAGAACTACTGTCGACAATCAAAAGTCGCCCTTATTGGCAGAAAACAGCTAACAACCCAGATCATCTAACACTATCTGGCCCTGCATACCGGTTTGATTCCCTTGATCGAATTATTAGTATGACAATTCCAGTATTTCATAAAGGAGCCCATCAAGGGATGTTATCGGTGGATATTGATGCTGATAAGCTACTTGCTAACTCTAGTGAGCATCTAGTGGGTCGAATTGTTATCGTTGATATCACATTAGTCAATCCGACTGATAATGCCACCTTCTATCACGAGATAGCATTGGAAGGGGTCGCGTCTCATCAAGCGATTTACTACGAGTTTGACCTTGCGAAAGAGATTGAGCACTTTTTTGTTTATGAGAAAGACAGCCTTATTGTGGCTATTATCGTGTATATGTTTTCTGTAACGATTTTTTTCTACGTTAATTCCAATATGGAACGTATCTATTTTAAAGATCTTGCAGCTAAAGATCCTATGACTGGGTTATTGAATCGACGTGGCTTGGAAGTTTTTTGGAGTAGCGTAGAACATGACCAATTGTTTGCTTTAATAGTATTTGATATTGATGACTTCAAGTCGATTAATGATACCTATGGTCATGATAAAGGTGATGATGTGATTCGTTATATGTCGCGTCAGATTAGTAGTAGTATTCGAAATAGCGATGTAGCTGCAAGGTTTGGTGGGGAAGAATTCGTCGTTTATCTGGAAGGTGATGATCGAGCGGCCATGATAAAAACATTACAACGCGTTAAAAATGCAATTAGTGCAAACTCAACGGACATTATCCCTGATGGTTTCACGATATCAGGTGGGGTTTGTATTGTTGAGGCTGAACACAACAACCTCAACTTTGACGAGATATTCAAATACGCGGATGAAAAGCTTTATGTGGCTAAGACTACTGGCAAAGACCGCATAGTATTTTAA
- a CDS encoding glutathione S-transferase family protein yields MGKLVEGVWHDVWYDTKESGGKFVREDAGFRYWVENKQDAQFQPESGRYHLYVSLACPWAHRTLIFRELKGLTDHIDVTVVCPDMMSEGWQMGLPEPLFGHTRMHQIYTQAKPDYSGRVTVPVLWDKKTNTIVSNESSEIIRMFNSEFNELTGNTDDYYPRELASKIDEWNDYIYPNINNGVYRTGFATTQEAYEEAYDALFEALDKVDAHLSEHRYLAGNKITEADWRLFTTLVRFDAVYVAHFKCNKQRIADYANIQGYLKELFQVEGIKETTDFYHIKRHYYYSHTGINPTQVVPKGPALDLESAHGRG; encoded by the coding sequence ATGGGCAAGTTAGTTGAAGGTGTTTGGCACGATGTGTGGTACGACACCAAAGAAAGCGGCGGTAAGTTCGTTCGTGAAGACGCAGGCTTTCGTTACTGGGTCGAGAATAAGCAGGACGCACAATTTCAGCCAGAAAGCGGCCGTTATCATTTATATGTATCATTAGCTTGCCCTTGGGCGCACCGAACTCTGATCTTCCGTGAGCTGAAAGGCCTAACTGATCATATTGATGTGACGGTAGTCTGCCCAGACATGATGAGCGAAGGTTGGCAAATGGGGTTACCGGAACCTCTTTTCGGCCACACTCGTATGCACCAAATCTACACCCAAGCCAAACCGGACTATTCAGGAAGAGTAACAGTACCTGTTTTATGGGATAAGAAAACCAACACTATCGTGAGTAACGAGTCGTCTGAAATCATCCGAATGTTTAACTCAGAATTTAACGAGTTAACAGGCAACACGGATGATTACTATCCGCGGGAATTGGCGAGCAAGATTGATGAGTGGAACGATTATATCTATCCGAATATTAATAATGGTGTTTATCGCACCGGCTTTGCGACAACACAAGAAGCTTATGAAGAAGCGTATGACGCCTTATTTGAAGCGTTAGATAAAGTTGATGCTCATCTTAGCGAACACCGTTATCTGGCGGGTAATAAGATTACAGAAGCGGATTGGAGATTGTTTACCACTTTAGTTCGATTCGACGCAGTGTATGTGGCTCACTTCAAGTGTAACAAGCAGCGAATAGCGGACTACGCTAATATTCAGGGCTACCTGAAAGAGCTGTTTCAGGTCGAAGGTATTAAAGAAACAACTGATTTTTACCACATCAAACGTCACTATTATTACAGCCACACAGGTATTAACCCAACCCAAGTTGTGCCGAAAGGGCCTGCACTTGATTTAGAATCAGCCCATGGACGAGGTTAG
- the pta gene encoding phosphate acetyltransferase, with amino-acid sequence MSRTIMLIPTSAGVGLTSVSMGVLRAMERKGVSVSFYKPIAQPRSGGDQPDLTSTIISVNSDIKIGEPIAMTKAEALIGSEKMDELLESVVEQYNKINKDAEVTLIEGLVPTRKHPFANQVNAEIAKTLGAEIVFVATPGTDNPTQLKERIEVACSNFGGTKNKSIKGVIINKLNAPVDEAGRTRPDLSEIFDDADSAQQANLEVMQIFNSSPIRVLGCVPWSIDLIATRAVDMAKHLNAEIVNEGEISKRRIKSITFCARSLPHMIEHFKPGSLLVTSADRPDVIVAAALAAKNGVEIGAILLTGGYDIPESIAKLCAPAFASGLPIFKAQGNTWQTSLNLQSFNLEVPADDKERIEFVNDHVASHIDGPWIDSLSEGTQGIRRLSPPAFRYQLTEFARKAAKRIVLPEGDEPRTVKAAAICAERGIATCVLLGNPEEIRRVAAQQGVELGAGVEIIDSASVRENYVARLVELRGAKGMTEVVAREKLNDSVFLGTMMLEAGEVDGLVSGAVHTTANTIVPPFQIIKTAPDASIVSSIFFMLLPDQVLVYGDCAINPDPTAEQLAEIAIQSADSAAAFGIDPRVAMISYSTGESGKGADVDKVREATKLAQEKRPDLVIDGPLQYDAAIMENVAASKAPNSPVAGKATVFVFPDLNTGNTTYKAVQRSADLVSIGPMLQGMRKPVNDLSRGALVDDIVYTVALTAIQADQAAQAEEKVVN; translated from the coding sequence ATGTCACGTACTATTATGCTTATCCCTACAAGCGCTGGTGTTGGTCTTACTAGTGTTAGCATGGGTGTTCTTCGCGCTATGGAGCGCAAGGGCGTAAGTGTTTCTTTCTACAAGCCAATTGCTCAACCTCGTAGCGGTGGTGATCAACCCGATCTAACGTCTACTATTATCAGCGTAAACAGCGACATTAAGATTGGTGAGCCTATCGCGATGACTAAAGCTGAAGCTTTGATCGGTAGCGAAAAAATGGACGAACTTCTTGAGTCTGTTGTTGAACAATACAACAAGATCAACAAAGACGCAGAAGTTACGCTTATTGAAGGCCTAGTTCCAACTCGTAAGCACCCATTTGCAAACCAAGTAAACGCAGAAATCGCGAAGACACTTGGCGCGGAGATCGTATTCGTTGCAACTCCTGGTACTGACAACCCTACGCAACTTAAAGAGCGTATCGAAGTAGCATGTTCTAACTTCGGCGGTACTAAGAACAAGAGTATTAAAGGTGTAATCATCAACAAGCTTAACGCTCCTGTTGATGAAGCTGGCCGTACTCGTCCTGACCTTTCTGAAATCTTCGATGATGCAGATAGCGCTCAGCAAGCGAATCTTGAAGTCATGCAAATCTTCAACTCTAGCCCTATCCGTGTTCTTGGCTGCGTGCCATGGAGCATCGACCTAATCGCAACTCGTGCGGTTGATATGGCTAAGCACCTTAACGCTGAAATCGTTAATGAAGGTGAGATATCTAAACGTCGTATTAAGAGCATCACTTTCTGTGCTCGTTCTCTACCGCACATGATTGAACACTTTAAGCCAGGTTCACTGCTAGTAACTTCTGCAGACCGTCCTGACGTTATCGTTGCTGCGGCACTTGCTGCGAAAAATGGTGTTGAAATTGGTGCAATTTTGCTGACTGGCGGTTACGACATCCCAGAAAGCATTGCTAAACTTTGTGCACCAGCATTTGCTTCAGGCTTACCGATCTTCAAAGCTCAAGGTAACACTTGGCAGACGTCTCTAAACCTACAAAGCTTCAACCTAGAAGTTCCTGCGGACGATAAAGAGCGTATCGAGTTTGTTAACGATCACGTTGCTAGCCACATTGATGGACCTTGGATTGATTCTCTATCTGAAGGAACTCAAGGCATTCGTCGTCTAAGCCCACCAGCATTCCGTTACCAGCTAACTGAATTCGCTCGTAAAGCGGCTAAGCGTATTGTTCTTCCTGAAGGTGATGAGCCACGTACGGTAAAAGCTGCGGCTATCTGTGCTGAGCGCGGTATCGCAACATGTGTGCTTCTAGGTAACCCTGAAGAAATCCGTCGCGTTGCTGCACAGCAAGGCGTTGAGCTTGGCGCAGGCGTTGAGATCATTGATTCTGCATCAGTTCGCGAAAACTACGTTGCTCGTCTAGTAGAACTTCGTGGCGCTAAAGGTATGACTGAAGTTGTGGCTCGTGAGAAGCTAAACGATTCAGTATTCCTAGGCACTATGATGCTCGAAGCGGGTGAAGTTGACGGTCTAGTTTCTGGTGCTGTTCACACAACGGCGAACACTATTGTTCCTCCGTTCCAGATCATCAAGACGGCTCCTGATGCTTCTATCGTATCTTCAATCTTCTTCATGCTTCTGCCTGATCAAGTTCTTGTATACGGTGACTGTGCGATCAACCCAGATCCAACAGCAGAACAACTTGCTGAAATCGCTATCCAATCTGCAGATTCTGCTGCGGCATTCGGTATCGACCCACGTGTTGCTATGATCTCTTACTCTACTGGTGAATCTGGTAAAGGTGCAGATGTAGATAAAGTACGTGAAGCAACCAAACTTGCTCAAGAGAAACGTCCTGATCTAGTGATCGACGGTCCTCTACAGTACGATGCAGCAATCATGGAAAACGTTGCTGCTTCTAAAGCACCTAACTCTCCAGTTGCAGGTAAAGCGACAGTATTCGTATTCCCAGACCTAAACACGGGTAACACGACTTACAAAGCGGTACAGCGTTCAGCAGACCTAGTGTCTATTGGTCCAATGCTTCAAGGTATGCGCAAGCCAGTAAATGACTTGTCTCGTGGCGCTCTGGTAGACGACATCGTTTACACCGTTGCTCTAACGGCTATCCAAGCGGATCAAGCAGCTCAAGCTGAAGAAAAAGTAGTTAACTAA
- the yfbV gene encoding terminus macrodomain insulation protein YfbV — MSNRVGLTSSLKDGQKYMDLWPVRKELNAIFPEQRIIKATRFGVKVMPAIAAISVLTQMVFNNNQAIPQAVVMALFAISLPLQGMWWLGNRSNTQLPPALVSWYRELHEKISETGFALEPMKPRPRYKELAIILNRAFRQLDKSSMERWF; from the coding sequence ATGAGCAATAGAGTTGGTTTAACGAGCAGTTTAAAAGATGGCCAAAAATACATGGATCTTTGGCCTGTCCGAAAAGAGTTAAACGCTATTTTCCCAGAGCAACGCATCATTAAAGCCACGCGCTTTGGTGTAAAAGTGATGCCCGCGATAGCTGCTATCAGCGTTTTGACGCAAATGGTCTTTAATAATAACCAAGCGATACCGCAAGCCGTAGTTATGGCTTTGTTTGCTATTAGTTTACCGCTTCAAGGTATGTGGTGGTTAGGCAATCGCTCAAACACTCAACTCCCGCCAGCGTTAGTATCGTGGTATCGCGAACTGCACGAGAAGATCAGCGAAACAGGTTTTGCATTGGAGCCAATGAAGCCACGCCCTCGCTATAAAGAATTGGCGATCATTTTGAACCGTGCATTCCGCCAGTTAGATAAATCGTCAATGGAACGCTGGTTCTAA
- a CDS encoding acetate kinase, producing the protein MSKLVLVLNCGSSSLKFAVVDAETGAEHLTGLAECLGLPEARMKWKLDGKHEAQLGAGAAHVEALSFMVETILASKPELKANLGAIGHRIVHGGEQFTSSALITDEVLKGIQDAATFAPLHNPAHLIGIEAAQQNFPGLKNVAVFDTAFHQTMPSESYLYALPYNLYKEHGIRRYGMHGTSHLFITREVAGLLNKPVEEVNIINCHLGNGASVCAIKNGQSVDTSMGLTPLEGLVMGTRCGDLDPAIIFHLHDALGYSVEEINNMLTKESGLAGLTEVTSDCRFVEDNYGEKEEATRAMDVFCHRLAKYVAGYTATLEGRLDAITFTGGIGENSGPIREMVLNRLGIFGIEVDSEANLKARFGGEGTITTANSRIPAMVISTNEELVIAEDTAELAGL; encoded by the coding sequence ATGTCTAAGCTAGTTTTAGTTTTAAACTGTGGTAGTTCTTCTCTTAAATTCGCTGTGGTTGATGCAGAAACAGGTGCGGAGCACCTCACTGGTCTTGCTGAGTGTCTAGGTCTTCCAGAAGCTCGTATGAAGTGGAAACTTGATGGCAAGCACGAAGCACAACTAGGCGCGGGCGCAGCTCACGTAGAAGCACTATCTTTCATGGTAGAAACTATTCTTGCTTCTAAGCCAGAGCTTAAAGCTAACCTTGGCGCTATCGGTCACCGTATCGTACACGGTGGCGAGCAGTTTACTTCTTCTGCCCTTATCACTGATGAAGTTCTTAAAGGTATTCAAGACGCTGCGACTTTCGCACCTCTTCACAACCCAGCTCATCTTATCGGTATCGAAGCAGCTCAACAGAACTTCCCTGGCCTTAAGAACGTTGCTGTATTTGACACTGCGTTCCACCAAACAATGCCTTCTGAGTCTTACCTATACGCTCTACCGTACAACCTATATAAAGAGCACGGTATCCGTCGTTACGGCATGCACGGTACTTCTCACCTATTCATCACTCGTGAAGTTGCAGGCCTACTAAACAAGCCAGTTGAAGAAGTTAACATCATCAACTGTCACCTAGGTAACGGCGCTTCTGTATGTGCTATCAAGAACGGTCAATCTGTAGATACGTCTATGGGTCTTACTCCTCTTGAAGGCCTTGTAATGGGTACTCGTTGTGGTGACCTAGATCCTGCTATCATCTTCCACCTACACGACGCTCTTGGTTACTCTGTTGAAGAAATCAACAACATGCTGACTAAAGAGTCTGGTCTTGCTGGTCTAACTGAAGTGACTTCTGACTGTCGTTTCGTTGAAGACAACTACGGTGAAAAAGAAGAAGCAACTCGTGCAATGGACGTGTTCTGTCACCGTCTAGCTAAATACGTTGCTGGTTACACTGCAACTCTAGAAGGTCGTCTAGACGCAATCACTTTCACTGGCGGCATCGGCGAGAACTCTGGCCCAATCCGTGAAATGGTGCTTAACCGCCTAGGCATCTTCGGCATCGAAGTTGACAGCGAAGCTAACCTTAAAGCTCGTTTCGGCGGCGAAGGTACTATCACTACAGCTAACAGCCGCATCCCTGCAATGGTTATCTCAACTAACGAAGAGCTAGTCATTGCTGAAGACACTGCAGAACTAGCAGGTCTTTAA
- a CDS encoding ABC transporter substrate-binding protein has protein sequence MVSVRKVLTAALSGFLLLWTGNVMANIVKVSVSQVVDHPDLNATRLGLIEGLRAKGFESGKNLEFSYELADGNPAQAAKIARKFVSENPHVLVGISTPTSQALVSATRSIPIVFTAVTDPIGARLVKQLEKPGRNVTGLSDLSPISQHVSLIRELFPQASSIGVVYNPAEANAVALIGLLRKAARDFGFTLLIEKALSVEDVEAKAKSVARKSDVIYALTDNTVASGMEELIEAANQAGTPVVAGATSYVGQGAIAGLGLDYYDVGVKTADYVVAILNGQKPGKLSVKTAQSSQLMVNLDAARALGVIVPQSVLERAVISR, from the coding sequence ATGGTTTCGGTAAGAAAAGTATTAACGGCTGCTTTGAGTGGTTTTCTGCTGCTATGGACTGGAAACGTGATGGCAAACATAGTCAAAGTGTCAGTATCGCAAGTGGTAGACCATCCTGATTTAAACGCGACACGTTTAGGATTGATTGAAGGGCTACGAGCTAAAGGTTTTGAATCTGGTAAAAACTTAGAGTTTTCCTATGAGCTAGCTGATGGTAATCCAGCGCAAGCTGCGAAAATAGCTAGAAAGTTCGTCAGTGAAAACCCTCATGTATTAGTCGGCATCTCGACACCTACCTCTCAGGCTCTAGTATCGGCAACACGATCCATTCCTATTGTGTTTACAGCGGTTACAGATCCAATCGGGGCAAGACTTGTAAAACAGTTGGAAAAACCGGGTCGAAATGTCACTGGCCTTTCTGACTTATCACCGATCTCTCAACATGTATCGTTAATTAGAGAACTTTTTCCTCAGGCAAGTTCAATCGGTGTTGTTTACAATCCGGCAGAGGCAAATGCGGTTGCTTTAATCGGGCTATTGAGAAAGGCTGCGCGAGATTTTGGTTTCACTCTCCTCATCGAAAAAGCATTGAGTGTTGAAGACGTAGAAGCAAAAGCAAAATCTGTCGCTAGGAAGTCTGATGTTATCTACGCGTTGACCGACAATACTGTTGCAAGCGGTATGGAAGAACTTATAGAAGCAGCGAATCAAGCAGGGACGCCAGTGGTTGCAGGGGCCACTTCTTATGTTGGGCAGGGAGCTATTGCAGGTTTAGGTCTAGATTATTATGACGTTGGAGTGAAAACTGCTGACTATGTAGTTGCGATTCTGAATGGGCAAAAACCTGGAAAGTTGAGTGTCAAAACTGCGCAGAGTTCACAGCTGATGGTTAACCTAGACGCTGCTCGTGCACTTGGCGTGATCGTGCCTCAGTCTGTGCTTGAGCGTGCCGTCATTAGCCGATAA
- the dusC gene encoding tRNA dihydrouridine(16) synthase DusC produces the protein MRVILGPMEGVLDHLMREILTEINDYDLCVTEFVRVVDQLLPPHVFHRICPELHQGSQTMAGVPIHLQLLGQHPNWMAENAFQAANLGAKGIDINFGCPAKAVNKSNGGASLLKEPELIYQVVKACREAVPAHIPVSAKIRLGWEHPEECFEIVDAIEQAKADELTVHARTKIGGYKASEIKWDYINQIREKTSLPLIANGEIWNYQDGQDCIKATGVDSLMVCRGAFNIPNLGNVVKHDHQKMPWNRVIELLLRYSEFQIKGDKGMYYPNRVKQWFVYLSKGYPEANELFKEIRTFKKAPPIVERLQRYQEEHSQTV, from the coding sequence ATGCGAGTAATACTTGGCCCTATGGAGGGCGTACTAGATCATCTAATGCGCGAAATTCTGACAGAGATCAATGATTATGACCTCTGTGTGACAGAGTTTGTGCGCGTAGTTGATCAACTTCTGCCTCCGCATGTTTTCCACCGTATTTGCCCTGAATTACATCAAGGCTCTCAAACCATGGCAGGTGTGCCTATCCATCTCCAACTTCTTGGACAACACCCAAATTGGATGGCCGAAAATGCCTTCCAAGCTGCAAATTTAGGCGCTAAAGGCATTGATATTAACTTTGGTTGCCCTGCAAAGGCGGTAAACAAAAGTAATGGTGGAGCTTCACTGTTAAAAGAGCCAGAACTCATCTATCAAGTGGTAAAAGCCTGCCGAGAGGCGGTGCCTGCACACATTCCCGTTTCCGCAAAAATTCGATTAGGCTGGGAGCATCCTGAAGAGTGCTTTGAAATTGTCGACGCTATCGAGCAAGCAAAAGCTGACGAACTCACCGTACATGCACGAACCAAAATTGGCGGCTATAAAGCCAGCGAAATCAAATGGGACTACATCAATCAAATAAGAGAGAAAACGTCTCTGCCGTTGATTGCCAATGGGGAAATTTGGAACTATCAAGATGGCCAAGATTGCATTAAAGCAACAGGGGTGGACTCATTGATGGTTTGCCGAGGCGCCTTCAACATTCCGAACCTTGGTAATGTCGTTAAGCACGACCATCAAAAAATGCCGTGGAATAGAGTGATTGAACTTTTATTGCGTTATTCAGAGTTTCAAATTAAAGGGGATAAAGGCATGTACTACCCCAATAGAGTAAAGCAGTGGTTTGTCTACCTGAGTAAAGGTTACCCTGAAGCGAACGAACTATTTAAAGAAATTCGTACTTTCAAGAAAGCGCCTCCCATTGTAGAGCGCCTTCAGCGTTATCAAGAGGAACACAGCCAAACAGTTTGA